A stretch of Vigna angularis cultivar LongXiaoDou No.4 chromosome 4, ASM1680809v1, whole genome shotgun sequence DNA encodes these proteins:
- the LOC108331903 gene encoding 14-3-3-like protein B (The RefSeq protein has 2 substitutions compared to this genomic sequence), producing the protein MAEGLNREQYVYLAKLSEQADGYEEMVEFMQKVVVGWTPATELSVEERNLLSVAYKNVIGSLRAAWRIVSSIEQKEEGRKNEEHVALVKQYRSKVETELSNVCASILNLLDSNLVASASNTESKVFYLKMKGDYHRYLAEFKVGDERKAAAEDTMLSYKAAQDVAYADLPPTHPIRLGLALNFSVFYYEILNQSDKACGMAKQAFEEAIAELDTLGEESYKDSTLIMQLLRDNLTLWTSDVQDQLDEP; encoded by the exons ATGGCGGAAGGGCTGAACAGAGAACAGTACGTGTACCTTGCCAAGCTCTCGGAGCAGGCGGAGCGGTACGAGGAGATGGTGGAGTTCATGCAGAAGGTGGTGGTGGGGTGGACTCCAGCGACGGAGCTTAGCGTGGAGGAGCGCAACCTACTCTCGGTCGCTTACAAGAACGTCATCGGCTCCCTGCGTGCGGCGTGGCGGATCGTTTCTTCGATCGAGCAGAAGGAAGAGGGTCGCAAGAACGAGGAACACGTGGCGCTCGTCAAGCAATACAGATCCAAGGTGGAGACGGAGCTCTCGAACGTGTGCGCCAGCATCCTAAACCTCTTGGACTCCAACCTCGTCGCCTCTGCCTCCAACACCGAGTCCAAGGTCTTCTATTTGAAGATGAAGGGCGATTATCACCGCTATCTCGCTGAATTTAAGGTTGGGGATGAGCGAAAGGCTGCAGCTGAGGATACCATGTTGTCTTACAAGGCTGCCCAG GACGTTGCTTATGCGGATCTTCCACCCACCCACCCTATAAGATTGGGCCTTGCTCTCAATTTCTCGGTCTTCTACTATGAAATCCTCAACCAATCTGATAAAGCGTGTGGCATGGCTAAACAG GCTTTTGAGGAAGCAATTGCTGAGCTGGACACATTGGGAGAAGAATCCTACAAAGACAGCACGCTCATAATGCAGCTTTTAAGAGACAACCTTACCCTTTGGACTTCTGATGTCCAG GACCAGCTAGATGAGCCCTGA
- the LOC108331546 gene encoding pentatricopeptide repeat-containing protein At5g18475 — MRRTCEVESSNFIKLSAIYRSKHISSESSSLPWISPLKFTKPAKPKPDPPPETAAEPPRKRKFISHDGAIDLIRREKDPQHALKIFNMVSQQKGFQHNNATYATILEKLARCNKFHTVDQVIHQMTYETCKFHEGIFVNLMNHFSKSSLHEKVLQAFFSIQPIVRDKPSPKALATCLNLLLESNRVDLARKLLLHAKRGLTHKPNVCIFNILVKYHCKNGDLESAFEVVKEMRNSEFSYPNLVTYSTLMDGLCRNGRLREAFQLFEEMVSRDHIVPDPLTYNVLINGFCREGKPDHARNVIEFMKSNGCYPNVYNYSALVNGLCKIGKLEDAKGVLAEMKNAGLTPDAVIYTSLISYLCTNGQVGEGIQLLEEMKENKIQADTVTFNVILGGLCREGRFEEALDMLWKLPQQGVYLNKGSYRIVLNSLTRKGELKRAKELLGLMLSRGFLPHYATSNELLVCLCKGGMADDAARALFDLVEMGFQPELETWEVLIGLICRDRKLLHVFELLDELLVTDT; from the coding sequence ATGCGACGAACTTGTGAGGTAGAATCTTCAAACTTCATCAAATTATCCGCAATTTACCGTAGCAAGCACATCTCTTCTGAATCCTCATCGCTCCCATGGATATCTCCTCTCAAATTCACCAAACCCGCAAAACCCAAACCGGATCCTCCGCCGGAAACCGCCGCGGAACCTCCGAGGAAGCGGAAGTTCATCTCTCACGACGGCGCCATCGATTTGATAAGACGCGAGAAGGACCCGCAGCACGCCTTGAAGATATTCAACATGGTTTCACAACAGAAGGGGTTTCAGCACAACAATGCCACCTACGCCACCATTCTCGAAAAGCTCGCTCGCTGCAACAAGTTCCACACCGTGGATCAAGTCATTCACCAAATGACCTACGAAACCTGCAAATTCCACGAGGGTATATTCGTCAACCTCATGAACCATTTCTCCAAATCCTCCCTTCACGAAAAAGTGCTCCAAGCTTTTTTCTCCATTCAACCAATCGTCAGGGACAAACCCTCCCCCAAAGCCCTCGCCACTTGCCTCAACCTTTTGCTCGAATCGAACCGCGTCGATTTGGCGCGAAAATTGCTCTTGCATGCCAAACGCGGTCTAACGCACAAGCCAAACGTTTGCATATTCAATATCCTTGTGAAGTATCACTGCAAGAATGGAGACCTGGAATCTGCTTTTGAAGTTGTAAAGGAAATGAGAAACTCTGAGTTTTCTTACCCTAACTTAGTTACCTACTCCACCCTTATGGATGGACTTTGTCGAAATGGAAGACTCAGAGAAGCCTTTCAATTGTTTGAGGAAATGGTTTCGAGGGATCACATTGTGCCTGATCCTCTTACTTACAATGTTTTGATCAATGGGTTTTGCCGTGAAGGGAAACCTGACCACGCTAGAAATGTGATTGAGTTTATGAAGAGTAATGGATGTTATCCGAATGTATATAATTACTCAGCATTGGTGAATGGTTTGTGTAAAATTGGGAAATTGGAAGACGCAAAAGGGGTTTTGGCTGAGATGAAGAACGCTGGTTTGACACCGGATGCAGTTATATACACTAGTTTGATCAGTTACTTGTGTACGAATGGACAAGTTGGTGAAGGTATTCAGTTGCTTGAAGAAATGAAGGAGAATAAGATTCAAGCTGACACTGTTACGTTCAATGTGATACTTGGGGGGTTGTGTAGAGAAGGTAGATTTGAGGAGGCTCTAGATATGCTTTGGAAACTCCCTCAGCAGGGTGTGTATTTGAACAAAGGTAGCTACAGGATTGTTCTGAATTCCTTGACCCGAAAAGGTGAATTGAAAAGGGCAAAGGAGTTACTGGGGTTAATGCTAAGTAGGGGTTTTCTGCCCCATTATGCCACTTCAAATGAATTGTTGGTTTGTCTTTGTAAGGGGGGGATGGCGGATGATGCTGCCAGGGCACTATTTGATTTGGTGGAGATGGGTTTTCAGCCAGAACTTGAGACATGGGAAGTTTTAATTGGGTTAATCTGCAGAGACAGGAAGTTGTTGCATGTTTTTGAGCTGCTTGATGAATTACTGGTCACAGATACATGA
- the LOC108331544 gene encoding glucose-6-phosphate isomerase 1, chloroplastic, with amino-acid sequence MASSISGIYTSSPSLKRFPNQTPPLTQPLRKDHVSFHARRADRTLSLATPRAVAREVSDGAAAAAAAEKGLEKDPRALWRRYVDWLYQHKELGLYLDVSRVGFTDEFVREMEPHFGKAFEAMEELEKGAIANPDEGRMVGHYWLRDPKRAPNSFLKTQIENTLDAVSKFANDVVSGKIKPPSSPEGRFTQILSVGIGGSALGPQFVAEALAPDNPPLKIRFVDNTDPAGIDHQIAQLGPELASTLVIVISKSGGTPETRNGLLEVQKAFREAGLNFPKQGVAITQENSLLDNTARIEGWLARFPMFDWVGGRTSEMSAVGLLPAALQGIDIREMLAGASLMDEANRSTVLRNNPAALLALCWYWATDGVGSKDMVILPYKDSLLLFSRYLQQLVMESLGKEFDLDGNRVNQGISVYGNKGSTDQHAYIQQLREGVHNFFVTFIEVLRDRPPGHDWELEPGVTCGDYLFGMLQGTRSALYANDRESITVSVQEVTPRTVGALIALYERAVGIYASLININAYHQPGVEAGKKAAGEVLALQKRVLAVLNEASCKDPIEPLTLEEVADRCHAPEDIEMIYKIIAHMAANDRALIAEGSCGSPRSIKVFLGECSIDESYA; translated from the exons ATGGCATCATCAATCTCAGGCATTTACACCTCTTCCCCCTCTCTCAAACGATTCCCAAACCAAACCCCGCCGTTGACCCAACCTCTCCGCAAAGATCACGTCTCCTTCCACGCGCGCCGCGCCGATCGCACCCTAAGCCTCGCCACGCCGCGCGCAGTGGCTCGGGAGGTTTCAGACGGGGCggcggcggcagcggcggcggAGAAGGGGTTGGAGAAAGATCCACGTGCGCTATGGCGGAGGTACGTGGATTGGTTGTACCAGCATAAAGAACTGGGTCTTTACTTGGACGTGAGTCGGGTCGGGTTCACGGACGAGTTCGTAAGGGAAATGGAGCCCCATTTTGGAAAGGCGTTTGAGGCGATGGAAGAGTTGGAGAAGGGTGCGATCGCGAATCCCGATGAGGGACGCATGGTGGGGCACTATTGGTTGAGGGACCCTAAGCGCGCGCCCAACTCATTCCTGAAGACGCAGATTGAGAACACCCTCGATGCTGTTTCCAAGTTCGCTAACGACGTCGTTAGTGGTAAG ATTAAACCTCCTTCGTCACCGGAGGGTCGATTTACTCAAATACTGTCTGTCGGAATTGGAGGTTCTGCTCTTGGACCACAGTTTGTTGCAGAGGCACTGGCTCCTGATAATCCTCCACTTAAG ATAAGATTTGTTGACAACACGGATCCTGCTGGAATTGATCATCAGATTGCGCAGCTTGGGCCAGAGCTAGCCTCAACACTTGTGATTGTGATTTCAAAG AGTGGAGGTACCCCAGAGACTAGGAATGGTTTGTTGGAAGTTCAGAAGGCCTTTCGTGAAGCAGGCTTGAATTTTCCGAAACAG GGTGTTGCTATAACAcaagaaaattctttgttggATAACACTGCCAGAATTGAAGGCTGGTTAGCTAGATTCCCTATGTTTGATTGGGTGGGAGGCAGAACGTCAGAGATGTCTGCAGTTGGCCTGCTTCCAGCAGCCCTTCAG gGCATTGATATCAGAGAAATGCTTGCTGGCGCATCATTGATGGATGAAGCAAATAGAAGCACTGTG TTAAGGAATAACCCTGCAGCTCTGCTGGCTTTATGTTGGTATTGGGCTACAGACGGTGTAGGATCTAAG GATATGGTTATTCTTCCATACAAGGATAGTCTGTTATTATTCAGTAGATACTTGCAGCAGCTGGTCATGGAATCTCTAGGCAAGGAGTTTGACTTGGATGGTAATAGG GTTAATCAAGGAATTAGTGTTTATGGAAATAAAGGAAGCACTGATCAACACGC CTACATCCAACAATTGAGGGAGGGTGTACACAATTTCTTTGTTACATTCATTGAGGTGCTACGTGATAGACCTCCAGGTCATGACTGGGAACTTGAACCTGGTGTTACTTGTGGTGACTACTTGTTTGGTATGCTACAG GGAACAAGGTCAGCTCTGTATGCTAATGACAGAGAATCCATCACAGTATCTGTACAAGAAGTGACACCAAGAACAGTTGGTGCTCTTATTGCACTCTACGAACGAGCAGTTGGAATTTATGCATCCCTTATCAACATAAATGCTTATCATCAACCtg GTGTGGAGGCTGGTAAAAAGGCAGCTGGTGAAGTACTGGCACTTCAGAAGCGAGTGTTAGCAGTGCTAAATGAGGCAAG CTGCAAAGATCCCATTGAACCATTGACACTAGAAGAAGTAGCTGACCGTTGCCATGCTCCTGAAGAT ATTGAAATGATTTACAAGATTATTGCGCACATGGCCGCCAATGACAGAGCACTAATTGCTGAAGGCAGCTGTGGATCACCTCGTAGCATCAAGGTTTTTCTTGGGGAATGTAGCATTGATGAATCGTATGCTTGA
- the LOC108330031 gene encoding uncharacterized protein LOC108330031 isoform X1, whose product MDLKASADPDPDPLRVKRKTLEAVLLQCQRALELINAASPSSSASAEVEEEDCLADSEAEAIASTDPLDDQLRDMLKSRVECPAFLQKLECAQASVSQNIYEEGNSWDLVGENDLWEGQRDDLDQEDYVLVRQEDVVEGIACFMAAYLLSIKQTKDLTPIQLQDALSKTFSAKKKKGKLRKAWDGSKVIYNVASWGATAIGIYQNPVIISAATKAFWTSCHVISKLL is encoded by the exons ATGGATCTCAAAGCTTCGGCGGATCCGGACCCGGACCCGCTTCGCGTCAAGAGGAAGACCCTTGAGGCTGTGCTCTTGCAGTGTCAGAGAGCTCTCGAATTGATCAACGCTgcttctccttcatcttctgCTTCTGCTGAAGTCGAAGAAGAGGATTGTCTGGCTGACAGCGAAGCTGAGGCCATTGCGTCTACCGATCCTCTTGACGACCAG TTACGTGATATGCTCAAATCAAGAGTTGAATGCCCTGCCTTTCTTCAAAAGTTGGAGTGTGCTCAGGCATCAGTTTCGCAGAATATATATG AAGAAGGTAATTCTTGGGATTTGGTTGGTGAAAATGATCTCTGGGAAGGCCAACGTGATGACTTAGACCAAGAAGATTATGTACTTGTTAGACAAGAGGATGTAGTTGAGGGCATCGCATGCTTCATGGCTGCATATTTGCTATCAATTAAGCAGACTAAG GATTTAACACCGATTCAACTCCAGGACG CGCTTAGCAAGACATTTTCagcgaaaaagaaaaagggaaagcTACGAAAGGCTTGGGATGGGAGCAAAGTTATTTATAACGTTGCATCGTGGGGTGCTACGGCCATAGG GATATATCAAAACCCTGTTATTATTTCGGCCGCAACTAAAGCATTCTGGACTTCTTGCCATGTTATATCGAAGCTTCTCTGA
- the LOC108330031 gene encoding uncharacterized protein LOC108330031 isoform X2 codes for MDLKASADPDPDPLRVKRKTLEAVLLQCQRALELINAASPSSSASAEVEEEDCLADSEAEAIASTDPLDDQLRDMLKSRVECPAFLQKLECAQASVSQNIYEGNSWDLVGENDLWEGQRDDLDQEDYVLVRQEDVVEGIACFMAAYLLSIKQTKDLTPIQLQDALSKTFSAKKKKGKLRKAWDGSKVIYNVASWGATAIGIYQNPVIISAATKAFWTSCHVISKLL; via the exons ATGGATCTCAAAGCTTCGGCGGATCCGGACCCGGACCCGCTTCGCGTCAAGAGGAAGACCCTTGAGGCTGTGCTCTTGCAGTGTCAGAGAGCTCTCGAATTGATCAACGCTgcttctccttcatcttctgCTTCTGCTGAAGTCGAAGAAGAGGATTGTCTGGCTGACAGCGAAGCTGAGGCCATTGCGTCTACCGATCCTCTTGACGACCAG TTACGTGATATGCTCAAATCAAGAGTTGAATGCCCTGCCTTTCTTCAAAAGTTGGAGTGTGCTCAGGCATCAGTTTCGCAGAATATATATG AAGGTAATTCTTGGGATTTGGTTGGTGAAAATGATCTCTGGGAAGGCCAACGTGATGACTTAGACCAAGAAGATTATGTACTTGTTAGACAAGAGGATGTAGTTGAGGGCATCGCATGCTTCATGGCTGCATATTTGCTATCAATTAAGCAGACTAAG GATTTAACACCGATTCAACTCCAGGACG CGCTTAGCAAGACATTTTCagcgaaaaagaaaaagggaaagcTACGAAAGGCTTGGGATGGGAGCAAAGTTATTTATAACGTTGCATCGTGGGGTGCTACGGCCATAGG GATATATCAAAACCCTGTTATTATTTCGGCCGCAACTAAAGCATTCTGGACTTCTTGCCATGTTATATCGAAGCTTCTCTGA
- the LOC108329918 gene encoding rho GTPase-activating protein REN1: MANTNAELSQGNGGASYSYSQPGSQEHQQRSQGGTGNMIFKSGPLFISSKGIGWTSWKKRWFILTQTSLVFFRSDPNAIPQKGNEVNLTLGGIDLNNSGSVVIKADKKLLTVQFPDVHDGRAFTLKAETMEDLYEWKTALENALALAPSATNGTEQNVKDREPAKSTVIGRPILLALEDVDGTPSFLEKALTFIEEHGANVEGILRQAADVDEVERRVREYEQGRVEFSPDEDAHVIGDCIKHVLRELPSSPVPASCCKALLESCRTERGSRVAAMREAINDTFPEPNRRLLQRILMMMQSVASRKAVNRMSSSAVAACMAPLLLRPLLAGECEIENDFDVGGDGSLQLLQAAAAANHAQAICITLLEEYNNIFGEGSMSPDIYTDSDEVSGSESEDEATDDEVSYDDDEEYDEEEDDDESVHDSEGEDDLVSESYSGTEDSEADYEEHDHASSSSKSSVLTEKSKATRKLSSKSLEVSLPEQKDIKSSEHLTSPKKTDYGDQSNKRVDKVGNAIDEAALQNLNSPGPAIKKSNTMSNGPAPRHRTTLGRTSARKNLSMESIDISIEDEDEIERLEASRSELQTQIAEQVKANAELQSQVDNQKKALDERRLSLEQEVARLHEQLNKEKNSRAALENKAELEELALVEADLASLEWKVGELVARLNAQLERNIGTTSEFSNQPRQMSNQERRFRKYKADAEAAASTQSDRSISKGTVMAQQQDTHTVGAESDTERKPESTPLPNKHPPSSSKRSSSKGEGGNSTPSALTKLTTRLNLLKVARNQIANELQNLDKGRDSSRSSHNAEKGKGSERHQTLPSPKTYGGSEAHSVPSQEKGKGSESSDKGSSKGKLSQHSSSDKLKKSDSHPAHHTDGWNQQAKHLERGRSDGHQTYNVDKGR, translated from the exons ATGGCCAACACAAATGCAGAATTGTCCCAG GGAAATGGTGGTGCTTCTTATTCTTATTCCCAACCTGGGTCACAAGAGCATCAACAACGTTCTCAAGGTGGCACTGGCAATATG ATTTTCAAGAGTGGACCACTTTTCATTTCATCCAAAG GAATTGGATGGACATCTTGGAAGAAAAGATGGTTTATTTTAACACAAACTTCACTTGTTTTCTTCAGGAGTGATCCA AATGCAATCCCTCAAAAGGGAAATGAAGTTAATTTGACCCTTGGAGGCATTGACCTCAACAATTCAGGCAG TGTTGTTATCAAAGCAGATAAGAAACTTTTGACTGTGCAATTTCCTGATGTTCATGATGGAAGAGCATTCACACTTAAG GCTGAAACCATGGAGGATTTATACGAGTGGAAGACTGCACTTGAGAATGCTTTAGCACTGGCACCTAGTGCTACCAATGGAACGGAGCAAAATG TGAAGGATAGAGAACCAGCTAAATCTACTGTTATTGGTCGACCAATTTTACTTGCTTTGGAGGATGTTGATGGAACGCCATCATTCTTGGAGAAAGCCCTAACATTCATCGAAGAGCATG GAGCAAATGTGGAAGGAATCTTGCGACAAGCAGCTGATGTTGATGAGGTTGAACGTCGAGTTCGGGAATATGAACAAG GAAGAGTTGAATTTTCTCCAGATGAGGATGCACATGTTATTGGAGACTGTATTAAG CATGTACTTCGCGAATTGCCATCTTCTCCAGTCCCCGCATCTTGTTGCAAAGCACTGTTAGAATCTTGTC GAACTGAGCGTGGTAGTAGGGTTGCTGCTATGCGTGAAGCAATAAACGACACTTTCCCAGAACCAAATCGCCGCTTATTGCAAAG AATACTCATGATGATGCAAAGTGTGGCTTCACGCAAAGCTGTGAATAGAATGAGCTCCTCAGCTGTGGCAGCTTGCATGGCGCCTTTACTTCTTCGACCCCTTTTGGCCGGAGAAtgtgaaattgaaaatgattttgatgtAGGTGGTGATGGTTCTCTTCAACTTTTACAAGCTGCTGCTGCGGCAAACCATGCTCAAGCAATTTGTATAACCTTATTAGAAGAATATAACAACATATTTGGg GAAGGTTCCATGTCCCCTGACATATACACTGACTCAGATGAAGTGAGTGGATCTGAGAGTGAGGACGAGGCAACTGATGATGAGGTGtcttatgatgatgatgaagagtatgatgaagaagaagatgatgacgaATCAGTACATGATAGTGAAGGAGAAGATGATCTTGTCAGTGAATCGTACAGTGGAACTGAAGATTCAGAGGCCGATTATGAG GAGCATGACCATGCTAGTTCAAGTTCGAAATCCTCAGTTTTGACTGAAAAATCTAAAGCCACTCGAAAGTTATCATCAAAGTCACTAGAAGTCTCACTGCCTGAACAAAAAGATATCAAAAGCTCGGAACATCTCACGAGTCCAAAGAAGACTGACTACGGTGATCAGTCCAATAAGCGTGTTGATAAAGTAGGAAATGCTATTGATGAAGCTGCATTGCAAAATTTAAATTCTCCAGGCCCTGCTATAAAGAAATCCAACACCATGTCCAATGGCCCAGCACCTCGTCATCGCACCACATTGGGGCGCACCTCA GCAAGGAAGAATCTTTCCATGGAATCCATTGATATTTCTATAGAAGACGA GGATGAAATTGAAAGGCTTGAAGCATCCAGGTCAGAATTACAAACTCAAATTGCAGAGCAG GTGAAGGCAAATGCAGAGCTGCAATCTCAAGTGGATAATCAAAAGAAAGCCTTGGACGAGCGTCGTCTTTCTCTTGAGCAGGAA GTTGCTAGACTACATGAACAGTTGAATAAGGAAAAGAATTCTCGGGCAGCTCTCGAG AACAAAGCAGAGCTTGAGGAATTAGCACTGGTAGAAGCAGATCTTGCCAGTTTAGAGTGGAAGGTTGGGGAACTTGTGGCTAGGCTTAATGCACAACTTGAAAGGAATATTGGGACTACTTCAGAGTTCTCGAATCAACCACGACAGATGTCAAATCAGGAAAGAAGATT CAGAAAATACAAGGCAGATGCTGAAGCTGCTGCCTCAACACAATCTGATAGATCAATAAGTAAG GGTACGGTAATGGCCCAACAACAGGACACTCATACTGTCGGAGCAGAAAGTGACACTGAACGAAAGCCAGAGTCAACACCTTTACCAAACAAACACCCACCAAGTAGCTCCAAGCGATCAAGTTCAAAGGGCGAG GGAGGAAATTCCACTCCTTCTGCACTCACAAAACTGACAACCAGACTGAACCTTTTGAAGGTGGCCCGAAATCAGATTGCAAATGAACTCCAAAACTTGGATAAGGGGCGAGACTCAAGTCGCTCGTCACACAATGCGGAAAAAGGAAAAGGGTCTGAGCGTCATCAAACACTTCCATCACCCAAAACATATGGAGGGTCTGAAGCTCACTCTGTGCCAAGCCAAGAAAAAGGTAAGGGGTCAGAATCATCAGACAAAGGATCAAGCAAAGGAAAATTATCCCAACACAGTTCATCAGACAAACTTAAAAAATCAGACAGTCATCCAGCCCACCACACTGATGGATGGAATCAACAAGCAAAACACTTGGAAAGAGGAAGGTCAGATGGCCATCAGACATATAATGTGGACAAAGGCCGGTGA
- the LOC108329919 gene encoding mitochondrial uncoupling protein 4, which yields MTVKGFFEGGVASIVAGCSTHPLDLIKVRMQLQETHNLRPAFAFHASTPMPPPPPSGPISVGVRIVQSEGVAALFSGVSATMLRQTLYSTTRMGLYDVLKRHWTDPEQGTMPLSRKITAGLIAGGIGAAVGNPADVAMVRMQADGRAPAAERRNYKGVFDAIRRMSNQEGVGSLWRGSALTVNRAMIVTASQLASYDQFKETILGHGWMEDGLGTHVAASFAAGFVASVASNPIDVIKTRVMNMKVEAYNGAFDCALKTVRAEGPLALYKGFIPTISRQGPFTVVLFVTLEQVRKLLKEF from the coding sequence ATGACTGTAAAAGGGTTTTTTGAAGGTGGCGTTGCTTCCATCGTTGCAGGTTGCTCCACCCACCCACTCGACCTCATCAAAGTTCGCATGCAGCTTCAAGAAACGCACAACCTCCGCCCCGCGTTTGCGTTTCACGCGTCCACTCCAATGCCGCCTCCGCCTCCTTCCGGTCCTATATCAGTCGGCGTCCGAATCGTCCAGTCGGAGGGCGTCGCCGCGCTCTTTTCCGGCGTTTCCGCCACAATGCTCCGTCAGACGCTGTACTCCACCACCCGTATGGGTCTCTACGACGTGCTCAAGCGCCATTGGACCGACCCCGAGCAGGGCACCATGCCCCTCTCGCGAAAGATAACGGCGGGCCTGATCGCCGGAGGGATCGGCGCAGCCGTGGGGAACCCTGCCGACGTGGCCATGGTGCGCATGCAGGCCGATGGGCGGGCTCCGGCGGCTGAGCGGCGCAACTACAAGGGTGTGTTCGACGCGATACGGCGCATGAGCAACCAGGAGGGGGTTGGCAGCCTGTGGCGCGGCTCAGCGCTTACGGTGAACCGCGCGATGATCGTGACGGCTTCTCAGTTGGCGTCGTACGACCAGTTTAAGGAAACTATCCTCGGACACGGGTGGATGGAGGATGGGCTTGGGACCCACGTGGCAGCGAGCTTTGCGGCGGGTTTTGTGGCTTCTGTTGCATCGAATCCTATTGATGTTATAAAGACAAGGGTGATGAACATGAAGGTTGAGGCTTACAATGGGGCCTTCGATTGTGCTCTGAAGACTGTTAGGGCTGAAGGACCTCTTGCCCTTTATAAGGGTTTCATCCCTACAATCTCAAGGCAGGGTCCTTTTACCGTCGTGCTCTTTGTCACCCTCGAACAAGTCAGGAAGCTGCTCAAGGAGTTTTGA